The following proteins are co-located in the Spirochaetales bacterium genome:
- a CDS encoding DUF2318 domain-containing protein: MGNRKKKMINAAKIKSGREKRFIIIGSISLFVILLVWGFANAGRFFSQSSVEGRSTEQTELSPRDIRRQPGNDTASGVSNTSGSGGTEEDVVRIKISDLLTKFTYFTYNSDDAVKVKFFGVLDGEGQPHVAFDACDVCYRAKRGYSQQGDRAVCRNCGNRYPIKAIGTENIYGGCWPSFLPVEQRESELIVLTADLDEKSYMF; the protein is encoded by the coding sequence ATGGGTAATCGTAAAAAGAAAATGATTAATGCGGCAAAAATAAAATCCGGAAGGGAGAAACGATTCATTATAATCGGTAGTATTTCACTTTTCGTGATTTTATTGGTTTGGGGATTCGCTAATGCGGGCAGGTTCTTTTCTCAATCATCCGTGGAGGGCCGGTCGACAGAACAAACGGAATTATCTCCTCGAGATATCCGGCGTCAACCGGGAAATGATACTGCGTCGGGCGTTTCGAATACATCGGGAAGCGGCGGTACGGAGGAGGATGTCGTACGAATTAAAATTTCCGATCTCTTGACAAAATTCACCTATTTTACCTATAATTCCGATGATGCAGTCAAGGTAAAATTCTTCGGTGTGTTGGACGGCGAAGGGCAACCCCATGTGGCTTTCGATGCGTGTGATGTCTGCTACAGGGCAAAACGGGGATATTCGCAGCAGGGCGATCGGGCGGTTTGCAGGAATTGCGGAAACAGGTATCCGATAAAGGCGATAGGGACGGAGAATATCTATGGGGGGTGCTGGCCGAGTTTCCTGCCTGTCGAACAACGTGAATCAGAATTGATCGTACTCACCGCCGATCTCGATGAAAAAAGCTATATGTTCTAG
- a CDS encoding ABC transporter ATP-binding protein has product MSFIRLTSVSKYYFGGDEKVRALDDVSISIEKGDFVAVCGPSGCGKTTFLYTLGVLSTPSIGSVTIDNVDVYGLSTEKRADFRSSYIGFIFQAFQLIPYLSALENVMLPLSITRKRNKEQMELASNMLRRVGLQKKMNNIPAELSGGEIQRVAIARALVNNPSILLADELTGNLDSKNSEEVMRLLQYLNETGNTIVMVTHESGIAAYASKRVFLNDGEIKETAGILK; this is encoded by the coding sequence ATGTCGTTTATACGGTTGACATCGGTCTCAAAATACTATTTTGGCGGTGATGAGAAGGTCAGGGCGCTCGACGATGTGAGTATCTCAATCGAAAAAGGTGATTTTGTCGCCGTATGCGGTCCTTCCGGTTGTGGTAAAACGACCTTTCTTTATACACTCGGTGTATTGAGTACGCCGAGTATAGGCAGTGTCACTATCGACAATGTCGATGTATACGGTCTTTCGACGGAAAAAAGGGCGGATTTCAGGTCGTCATATATCGGATTTATTTTTCAGGCGTTCCAGTTAATACCCTATCTGAGTGCACTGGAAAATGTAATGCTGCCCCTCTCGATTACAAGAAAAAGAAATAAAGAGCAGATGGAACTGGCCTCCAATATGTTGCGCCGCGTCGGTCTGCAAAAGAAGATGAACAATATCCCGGCGGAGCTTTCCGGCGGAGAAATTCAAAGGGTGGCAATCGCCCGCGCACTCGTGAACAATCCTTCCATTCTTCTCGCGGACGAGCTGACGGGGAATCTGGATTCCAAAAACAGTGAAGAGGTAATGCGGCTTCTACAGTATCTCAATGAAACGGGTAACACGATTGTCATGGTTACTCATGAATCGGGTATCGCGGCATATGCGTCGAAGAGGGTGTTCCTTAACGATGGAGAGATCAAGGAAACGGCAGGGATTTTGAAATGA
- a CDS encoding ABC transporter permease, with protein MKLYDIAFNNLRRRKSKTVFLVIGMMIGIATIVMIYTITEASQADIEKKIDEFGANIMITPKSNTLSMSYGGIAIPGARYDVREIHEKEIEDIWKIKNRENLSIVSPKILGAADFRGEIIPLVGADLVTEIRLKKWWSFTPGTTIELERTREPSPIDPHRTIVKTGIRGLKDDDVIIGHNIALQFKIKAGDSFDISRDGKRKTLSVKGVIMETGSQDDSIIFMNLAAAQDFLGKKGKISIVEVAALCAGCPVEELADQINGVLQNGRATPIKQVVEQRMHALRRLSLFGFILGIVILLVGVLVVFITMSASVNERKRDIGIFRALGFRKSHIIRIILIEAVILGFIAGVLGSLFGFSISHFVNRLIIQGEIRFNGLLLAGSAILAAAIGTGASVIPAIRGSRIDPAIALREL; from the coding sequence ATGAAATTGTATGATATAGCTTTTAACAATCTGAGGCGGCGTAAATCAAAGACGGTATTCCTCGTTATCGGAATGATGATCGGGATAGCGACTATTGTAATGATTTATACCATTACGGAAGCATCACAGGCCGATATCGAGAAAAAAATCGACGAGTTTGGCGCCAATATCATGATTACACCGAAGTCCAATACATTGTCCATGTCGTACGGTGGAATCGCCATTCCCGGCGCCAGGTATGATGTTCGGGAAATTCATGAAAAAGAGATAGAGGATATATGGAAAATTAAAAACAGGGAAAACCTTTCGATTGTGTCTCCAAAAATCCTTGGGGCCGCCGATTTCAGGGGAGAAATTATTCCGCTGGTCGGCGCGGATCTTGTGACCGAAATCCGGCTTAAAAAATGGTGGTCATTCACACCAGGGACCACTATTGAACTGGAACGAACAAGGGAACCGAGTCCGATCGATCCCCACAGGACCATAGTGAAAACCGGAATCAGGGGGTTGAAAGACGATGATGTGATTATCGGGCACAATATCGCTTTACAATTCAAGATAAAGGCGGGTGATTCCTTTGACATTTCCCGGGATGGAAAGCGGAAAACATTGTCCGTAAAGGGAGTTATCATGGAAACGGGTTCGCAGGACGATTCGATCATCTTTATGAATCTTGCCGCCGCCCAGGATTTTCTCGGGAAGAAGGGAAAAATCTCGATTGTCGAAGTGGCGGCATTATGCGCGGGTTGTCCCGTAGAAGAACTCGCCGATCAGATAAACGGGGTTCTTCAGAACGGCAGGGCTACCCCGATCAAGCAGGTCGTGGAACAGCGTATGCATGCCCTCCGGCGGCTTTCATTGTTCGGCTTTATCCTCGGTATCGTTATCCTCCTGGTCGGTGTTCTCGTTGTCTTTATCACAATGTCCGCTTCGGTTAACGAACGTAAAAGGGACATCGGGATTTTTCGTGCCCTTGGTTTCAGGAAATCGCATATCATAAGGATTATATTAATCGAAGCGGTGATCCTTGGGTTTATCGCCGGAGTGCTGGGAAGCCTCTTTGGCTTTTCTATCAGCCATTTCGTTAACCGGTTGATCATTCAGGGAGAAATCCGTTTCAATGGATTGTTGCTGGCGGGCTCTGCGATACTTGCCGCGGCTATCGGAACGGGTGCGTCTGTCATTCCCGCGATAAGGGGGTCCCGTATCGATCCGGCGATCGCACTGAGGGAATTATAA